Proteins encoded by one window of Cylindrospermum stagnale PCC 7417:
- a CDS encoding DUF3769 domain-containing protein, whose protein sequence is MLHPVLPPNPPSILEPLKPGNPISSAVVVEAKTETQQVASQGNKGTLRRLPTPIKANQDDVVVAETLSTLPRPETFPPEFSSLTAPRSAALLGKPLAVGYPKPTLADIDDGSSLNTPAATFPQVNSEVAPTVINSNSELHSQIDFGTNEEAGAKKTPPAQSRQLNTTSSQNLLPSKSQLVLSKPLSVADPQPSASNTDDGSSLNTPATTFPQVKSEVAPTVINSHPAELHSQIDPGQALETGVKRTPPAQAQQQNLLPPKSQFVAEKLAQPIAQSVITTQDSGGKINLSVSTPENKPSSQLVQNIIEFKSRSQTNESSTPSTIEFQPRTQATPPQGGNTKPPQSQPSGTTPPVTQRIVEVTSDRQEYDEQRRIVTAVGNVVVRFDGAVVDADRLQVNLDNLIAVGEGNVALTRGDQVLRGQRFTYNFVQDSGELENGSGEIYVPTTSTDFAFLSTDVTAGGVPKSPPSDRIRANQPVTGVGSPGGLDFSFGGGAGASNIPPPKAGGVVNRLRFEAQRIDFYPRGFQARNARITNDPFSPPELEIRASKVTLTREAPLIDRITTQNQRLVFDQKVPVPIPVDQRTIDRREREVTPALVSFGFDGDKRGGLFIERGFEPTNTDKTRWSITPQFFVQKALQDGGNLGALFGVKTKLNAVLNPKTSVQGTGELTSFDLTDVENNLRGSLRLRQTLGDRNPHLLNLEYSYRDRLYNGTLGYQTVQSSLGGIITSPVIPLGKSGINLSYQGGAQYIDANTDRQDLLKPKRENDRISLGRLQGSAALSSGLLLWQGKALPPTRTGGLRYTANPVVPYLQAFAGLTGTSSYYTNGENQSTLTGTIGLAGQIGHFSRPYLDYTGFNISYSQGFNSGLSPFLFDRSVDNRVLSAGISQQIYGPFRLGFQTSVNLDTGRETSTDYILEYSRRTYGLVLRYNPVLELGGFSIRISDFNWTGGTDPFSGDDVKPVVGGVRQDN, encoded by the coding sequence ATGCTTCATCCAGTTCTGCCGCCTAACCCACCTTCTATTCTCGAACCTTTAAAACCTGGAAATCCTATCTCATCTGCTGTAGTTGTAGAGGCTAAGACTGAGACACAGCAAGTTGCGAGCCAAGGAAACAAGGGAACCCTTCGGCGTTTACCAACTCCCATCAAGGCAAATCAGGATGATGTAGTAGTTGCCGAAACCCTATCCACACTCCCTAGACCAGAAACCTTTCCACCGGAATTTTCCTCCCTCACGGCTCCTAGAAGTGCAGCACTTTTGGGAAAGCCGCTGGCAGTTGGTTATCCAAAACCAACACTAGCTGATATTGATGACGGTAGCAGCCTAAATACACCAGCCGCTACATTTCCTCAAGTTAATAGTGAAGTTGCCCCAACAGTTATCAACAGTAATTCTGAGTTGCATTCCCAGATAGATTTTGGGACAAATGAGGAGGCTGGGGCAAAAAAAACTCCCCCTGCTCAGTCGCGACAACTGAATACAACCTCGTCTCAGAATTTATTGCCGTCTAAGTCACAATTGGTATTATCCAAGCCGCTGTCAGTTGCTGATCCCCAGCCTTCAGCATCTAATACTGATGACGGTAGCAGCCTAAATACACCAGCCACTACATTTCCTCAAGTTAAGAGTGAAGTTGCCCCAACAGTTATCAACAGTCATCCTGCTGAGTTGCATTCCCAAATAGACCCTGGGCAAGCTCTTGAGACTGGGGTAAAAAGAACTCCCCCTGCCCAGGCTCAACAACAGAATTTATTGCCGCCTAAGTCACAATTTGTCGCTGAAAAATTAGCCCAGCCAATAGCGCAAAGTGTTATTACTACACAGGATTCGGGGGGTAAAATTAATCTCTCTGTATCTACTCCCGAAAATAAACCGAGTTCTCAACTAGTACAAAATATTATCGAGTTCAAGTCTCGTAGCCAGACTAATGAGTCATCAACACCCTCTACTATAGAATTCCAGCCCCGCACCCAAGCAACTCCACCCCAGGGGGGAAACACAAAACCGCCACAAAGTCAACCATCTGGGACAACGCCACCAGTGACACAGCGGATTGTGGAAGTGACATCTGATCGCCAGGAATATGATGAGCAGCGGCGGATTGTCACGGCTGTGGGTAATGTGGTGGTGCGATTTGATGGGGCGGTGGTGGATGCCGATCGCCTACAGGTAAATTTGGACAACTTAATTGCCGTGGGTGAAGGTAACGTGGCCTTAACTAGGGGTGATCAGGTACTGCGGGGACAACGCTTTACCTATAACTTTGTGCAAGATAGTGGGGAGTTGGAAAATGGTAGTGGTGAAATTTATGTACCCACAACGTCAACAGATTTTGCTTTCTTATCCACCGATGTGACGGCGGGTGGTGTGCCCAAATCCCCGCCAAGCGATCGCATTCGCGCTAATCAGCCCGTTACTGGTGTGGGCAGTCCGGGAGGACTTGATTTTAGCTTTGGTGGTGGGGCTGGCGCGAGCAACATCCCGCCGCCGAAAGCGGGAGGTGTTGTCAATCGGCTACGATTTGAAGCTCAACGGATTGATTTCTACCCGCGCGGTTTCCAAGCAAGGAATGCACGGATTACCAATGACCCATTTTCACCTCCAGAACTAGAGATTCGGGCATCTAAGGTCACCTTGACGCGGGAAGCACCCTTAATTGACCGCATCACCACCCAAAATCAGCGCTTAGTATTTGACCAAAAAGTCCCTGTACCGATTCCAGTGGATCAACGGACGATTGATAGACGAGAGCGGGAAGTTACTCCAGCACTTGTTTCCTTTGGTTTTGATGGAGATAAGCGGGGCGGTTTGTTTATTGAGCGCGGCTTTGAACCGACAAATACAGACAAGACACGCTGGAGCATCACACCCCAGTTTTTTGTACAAAAAGCTCTGCAAGATGGGGGTAACTTAGGAGCGCTATTTGGCGTGAAGACAAAGCTGAATGCTGTTTTGAATCCAAAGACTAGCGTCCAAGGCACTGGAGAGTTAACCAGTTTCGACTTGACCGATGTAGAAAATAATTTGCGGGGGAGTTTGCGGTTGCGCCAGACTTTAGGCGATCGCAATCCCCATTTATTGAATTTAGAATATAGCTATCGCGATCGCCTTTACAACGGTACCCTCGGCTATCAAACAGTCCAAAGTAGTCTTGGCGGCATCATCACCTCTCCGGTAATTCCTTTAGGGAAAAGTGGCATTAACCTAAGCTATCAAGGCGGCGCTCAATATATCGACGCTAACACCGATCGCCAAGACTTACTCAAGCCAAAAAGAGAAAACGATCGCATCTCTCTAGGTCGCTTACAAGGTAGTGCTGCCCTCAGTAGTGGACTACTGCTATGGCAAGGAAAAGCATTGCCACCCACTCGCACTGGTGGATTACGATACACAGCTAATCCTGTGGTTCCTTACTTGCAAGCTTTCGCTGGACTCACAGGCACTTCCAGCTACTACACCAATGGTGAAAATCAAAGCACCTTGACTGGGACAATCGGTTTAGCGGGACAGATTGGGCATTTTTCCCGACCTTATTTAGACTATACCGGCTTTAATATCAGTTATTCCCAAGGTTTCAATAGTGGTTTATCGCCCTTTTTGTTCGATCGCTCTGTTGATAACAGAGTGCTCAGTGCTGGGATATCACAGCAAATCTATGGGCCATTTCGCTTAGGTTTTCAAACGTCAGTTAACTTAGATACAGGCAGAGAAACTAGCACTGACTACATTTTGGAATATAGCCGCCGCACCTATGGACTCGTCTTACGTTACAATCCGGTACTGGAATTAGGTGGCTTCAGCATCCGCATTAGTGACTTTAATTGGACTGGCGGTACTGATCCCTTTTCTGGAGACGATGTTAAGCCAGTTGTGGGTGGCGTACGACAGGATAATTAA